TCGACTCGCCGGCGGCGATCAGGGCGGCGAAATGCAGCACCCCGTCGAAGCCGGCGTCGGGGGTGACGATCCGGGCGGCGTCGTGGATGGACGCCTCGACGTGGGTCGCGTCCGGAGCGAGCGCCTCGCGGTGGCCGGTGCGCAGGTCGTCCAGCACGACGACCTGGTGGCCCGCGTCGAGCAGCATTCGGGTCACTACGCTGCCGATGAAGCCGGCGCCCCCCGTGACGAGCAGTTTCACGTCGTTGCCTCCTGCCTGGCCCGCCCGGGACGTGGCCCTTCGGTGATCACCCTACGGCGGCGCGTGTACCCCTACCGACCACGCCGCCATCCGCATTCCATCATAATCTCTCACGATTAAACAGACCCGAACATGACCGTCAGCCGTGCGTGATCCCCGGTGCGATGGGCCGTCGGTGTCTACCATCTCTGTCATGCGGGAAGCGGCCCATACGGGGCTCCGGCGACGCGCGCGGGGGCGGCCCCGCCGTGACCCCGGTCCGCTCGCCCGGGCTGTCGCCCGGATGGTGGTCCGCGCCGCCGACGGTGCCACCCGCCTCGTCACCGACCTGCTCGGAGCTGGCCCGGCGGCCGGCCGGGAGCGCATCTCCGAGGCAGAGCTGCGGGACCTGGTCGCCGCGAACACGGTGCTCGACCCGGACGAACGGCGGATCATCGACGAGGTCCTGGTGGCCGGCGCCAGCCTGATCCGCGAGGTGATGATGCCCCGCACCGAGGTGGTCTTCCTGCCCGCCCGGCTGACCATCGCCGAGGCCGCCCGGTTGGTCCGGGCCGAGACGCACACCCGCTACCCGGTCACCGACGGCACCCACGACGACGTGGTCGGCTTCGTGCACCTGCGCGACGTACTGCTGCGCCCGGACGCCGACCCGTGCGTCACCGTCGGCGAGCTGACCCGGGAGGTGAAGCGGCTGCCCGGCAGCAAGCGGGTGCTGCCCGCACTCACCGAGATGCGCCGGGAGGGTCAGCACCTGGCGGTGGTGGTCGACGAGTACGGCGGCACCGCCGGGATCGTCACCCTGGAGGACCTGATCGAGGAGTTGATCGGCGAGATCCACGACGAGTACGACACCAAGCCGGACCCGGTGCACGGCCTGCCGGCCGTGGTGGACGGTCGGCTCAACCTGGCCGACTTCGCCGAGAGGACCGGGCTGGTGCTGCCCACCGGGCCGTACGAGACGGTCGGTGGGTTCGTGATGGCCGCGCTGGGTCGGCTGCCGGTGACCGGCGACGAAGTACCGGTGCCCGCTGAACCGGTCGACGCCGACGGGCCCGACCCGGCCGACCCGTCGGGCGGCTGGCTGTTGCGGGTGCTGACGCTGGATGGACGCCGGGTGGCCCGGCTCGCGGTCTCCGCCGTGCGGATGCCCGAGCAGCGCCGCGAGGCTGGCACCGGGCAGTCGAGGGAGGTCGGCACCGGGCAGTCGCGGGAGGCCGGCGCGCGGTGGTCGTCGGAGCCGGTGGCCGGGCAGCAACGCGGGGCCGTGGTCGGGCCGATCCGCCGGGTCGGCCAGGGGGACCCGCGCGAGGTCAACGCCCCGACAGCGGCGGGCCGCGGCCGACCCGCCGGCCCGTCATGACGGACCCCGTCGCTTGCTGACAGAATTATCGCCATGTCCGACGTTCCCGCCCGCCCCCGCGTCTTCTCCGGCATCCAGCCGACGGCCGACTCTTTCCACCTCGGCAACTACCTCGGCGCGGTGCGGCACTGGGTGGCCCTGCAGGAGACCCACGACGCGTTCTACTGCGTCGTGGATCTGCACGCCATCACCGCGGGGCACGACCCGGTGCTGCTGCGCCAGCGGACCCGAGTGGCTGCCGCCCAGCTCTTCGCGGTCGGTCTGGACCCGGAGCGCAGCACCCTGTTCGTGCAGTCACAGGTGCCTGAGCACTCGCAGCTGGCCTGGGTGCTCGGCTGCATCACCGGCTTCGGCGAGGCCAGCCGGATGACCCAGTTCAAGGACAAGTCACAGAAGCAGGGCAACGAGCGGGCCAGCGTCGGCCTGTTCACCTACCCGATCCTGCAGGCCGCCGACATCCTGCTCTACCAGGCCAACGCGGTGCCGGTCGGCGAGGACCAGCGTCAGCACCTGGAGCTCTCGCGGGACCTGGCCCAGCGCTTCAACTCGCTGTTCGGCCCGACGTTCACGGTGCCCGCGCCGCACATCGTCAAGGACACCGCGAAGATCACCGATCTGCAAGACCCGACCGCGAAGATGTCCAAGTCGTCGTCCTCGCCGGCCGGCATCATCGACCTGCTGGAGGACCCGGCCCGGTCGGCGAAGAAGATCCGTTCGGCGGTGACCGACACCGGCCGGGAGATCGTCTTCGACGCCGAGACCAAGCCGGGCGTGTCCAACCTGCTGACCATCCACTCGGCGCTCAGCGGGCGCGGCATCGACGATCTGGTGGCCGCGTACGCCGGTCGCGGTTACGGCGACCTGAAGAAGGACCTGGCCGAGGTGGTGGCGGAGTTCGTCCGCCCGATCCAGGAGCGCACCCGCACCTACCTCGACGACCCGGCGCAGCTGGACAAGCTGCTCGCCGCCGGCGCGGAGAAGGCCCGTGCGGTGGCCGGACCGACCCTGCGGTCCGCGTACGAGCGGGTCGGGTTCTTCCCGCCGGTACGCGGCGAATAGCGCCCCGGGACAGGTGGGCGGGTCGGTGGCCGAAGGGGCGGCGCGGAGCGTGGATCGCAGTGGCGGGGTGCCGCCAGCCGGCGACACGATCCAGGTCGGCATCGCGGTGGACATCCCGGAGCCGTGGGGGGCGCAGCTCACCCGACGGCGGGTTGAGGCCGGCGACCCGCTGGCGGTGCCCGCGCACGTGACGCTGCTCGGGCCGACCGAGATCCCGACGGCCGCCCTGCCCGCCGTCGAACGGCACCTGGCCGCCGTCGCCGCCGCGCACCTGCCGTTCGCGCTGCACCTGCGGGGCACCGGCACGTTCCGCCCGGTGACCCAGGTGGTGTTCGTGGCGGTGGCAGCCGGGATCAGCGAGTGCGAGCTGCTGGCCGGCGCCATCCGCGCGGCACCGGAGCTGCACCGCGAGACCCGTTTCCCGTACCATCCGCACGTCACCGTGGCACAGGACGTGGCAGCGGAGGCGCTGGACAAGGCGTACGAGGATCTGGCCGACTTCTCCGCGATGTTCGAGGTCGACGCGTTCACCCTGTTCTCGCACAGCGGGCAGGCCCGGTGGCAGCCCCGTCGGGACTTCCGCCTCGGCGGCTGACCGTTCGGCGACGCGCCGGGGGCGACGCACCTTTCGGCGGCGCATCGTTCGGCGAAGCATCGTTCGGCGACGCGCCGGTCGGCGAGCATCGGGAGCCGGTTGCCCCTATGGCGGCGGGAGATCGGCGAGGATGATCGCGTGAACGTGATCGGGGCGATCGAGGCGGGCATCGACCGCTGGGTGAGCGCCGCGCGCTCCCGGTCGGGGCTCTTCGACCACGTGTGGCGGGCCGGCGCGCTCTACGCCGAGTTGCTGGCCGGGCGACTGGCCGCTGCGATCGCCTACTACGGCTTCTTCGCGGTGTTCGCCCTCGCGCTGGTCGCGTACTCGATCTTCGGCGCGATCCTGGAGGACAACGACGAGGTCAGCGCGGCGGCGGCCGGGTTCCTGAAGGAGAACCTGCCGTTCCTGGACGCGGAGCAGATCGCCAACTCCAGCGGCACGGTCGGCGTGGTCGGCCTGGTCATCCTGGTCTTCACCGGGATCGGCTGGGTGGAGGCGATCCGCTCCTCACAGCGGCTGATGTACCGGCTCAACCAGCAACCCGGAAACCTGGTGATTCGGCGGCTGGTCGACCTCGGGGTGATGATCGGCGTCTTCGTGCTGCTCGGTGTCTCGGTGGCGGCGGTCGACGCCCTGGAGTCGCTGCTGCGATTCCTGCTGCGCAGCACCGGCTCGGTCGGTCTGACCACGATCAGCGCGATCCTCAGCGTACTGATCAACGCGGTGCTCGCGACCGCGCTGCTGGTCGCGGTGCCCCGGCTGCGGGTGAGCCGGTCCCGGCTGCGCCCGGTGGTGGTGCTGGTCGCGATCGGCATCACGCTGCTCAACACGGTCGGGCGGTACTACGTGGTGCGCACCGAGCGGAACCCGGCGTACACCGTGGTGGCCGGCGCCGTCGGCCTGCTGCTCTACCTATACCTGCTCAACCAGCTGGTGCTTTTCGGAGCGGCGCTCCTCGCGACCAGTCCGCGTGGACGGGTGTTGGACCTGGCGGAGGGTGCCCCGCCGGTGGCTCTCGACGAGGACACCGATCCCGGTACGCCGGGCGGTGCGGGCTGATGGCGGAAGGTGCGCAGGTGACGATCTCGGTCGACTCGGACTCGTCGGTGCCCCCGTACGAGCAGGTACGCGGGCAGCTCGCCGAGTTGATCGGCGACGGCCGGTTGCCGGTGGGCAGCCGGCTGCCCACCGTCCGGCAGCTCGCCGCCGACCTGCGGCTGGCCGCGAACACGGTGGCCCGCGCGTACCGGGAGTTGGAGACGGCCGGGCTGCTGGAGACCCGGGGGCGCAACGGCACCTTCGTCGCTCCCGGCCGGGACGACGCCGTCGACCGACTGCACCGGGCGGCGGCCGGGTACGCGGCCGAGGCGACCCGGCTGGGCGTGCCGCCCGCCACCGCGCTCGCCCTGGTCCGCGCCGCCCTGGACGCCGCCCGCCCCGGCTGACCGGTCGCCGATCGGACGCCCGGCGGGCGGAAACTGAGGCGAACGGCGTCGGCGCTCGTGTTCGCGGACCATGATGAGCCGGTGGGCGCACTCATGACACTGGACCTGCCGGCCGACTCGCCGATGCTCGGTCTGCCGTGGATCATCACCTTTGGCCCGCTCGGTGACCTCGACGAGTGGGAGCCGGTGGTCTGCGGGCCGTACGAGCGGCCGCACGCGTTGGCGCTGGCTGAGGCGGTGGTGGCCGACGAGCAGCTGATAGCCGTCGTGGAGCCGCTGCTGCCGGCGCTGTCGGCCGACGAGATTCGCAGCGAGATCGCCGCCGCGCAGGTCGCCGCCGAGGACGAGGACCGCCAGGTCGAGGGGGCCGACCTGTACGGCGACTTCGAGGACGTGATCGACGAGGAGTTGGACGCCGCCGCCGACGAGGCGGGGCACGGCGAGCCCGCCGAGCCGCCGGACGAGGCCGAGGTACGCGCCGGCTTCACCCGCATCGCGGCGCTGCTCACCGCGAAGTGAGCCGCTCCGGACCGGGACGCCGGGCGCCGGTGCGGTCAGCGGACGGAGCACACCTTGGCGCAGACGGACACCGGCGCCACCCGGAGCGGACTCCGCGTGGCGCCGGTGCCACCTCACCCCCCACCACAAGGGGCCGGTAGCCCAGTCGCCCGCCGGCGCGGGGCACGACGGACGACCAGGTTGGTGACGGGTTACCCGCTCAGCGCCGTTCCAACCAGGCGGCCGCGTCAACCGGAAGCAGATGGCCGGAGCCCTGCTCGGTGAGCGCCGCGCTGGCGACGAGCGGTTGGCCGTACCCGTCGATCAGGACCGGCGCGCCGCTGAGGTTGACCACGCAGGTCAGCACGGTCGCGCCGGAGGTGCGGGAGAAGGCCAGCACGCCGGGCCCGCTCTCCAGCCAGGTCACCCCGCCAGCGTCGATGGCCAGCGCCGGGTGCTCGTGCCGGATGCGCAGCGCGGCCCGGTACAGCTCCAGCGTCGAGCCGGGCACGCCGGTCTGCGCGGTGACCGACAGGGCTCGCCAGGTCGCCGGGGCCGGTAGCCAGCTCAGCTCGCCGCCGGCCGGCCCGAAGCCGTACGGGGCCAGCTCGCCGCTCCACGGGATGGGCACCCGGCAGCCGTCCCGACTCTCGCCGGTGCGCAGGAACGCCGGGTCCTGGCGCAGCTCGTCGGGGAGGTCGAGCACCTCGGGTAAGCCGAGCTCCTCGCCCTGGTAGAGGTAGGCGCAGCCGGGCAGGGCGAGCATCAGCAGGCTGGCGGCGCGAGCCCGGCGCAGCCCCTCGGCGCCGTCACCGTAACGGGTGACGTGCCGCTGCTTGTCGTGGTTGGACAACACCCAGGTGGTGGGTGCGCCGACCACCGTCGACTCGGACAGCGCGGTGTCGATCACCTTGCGGAACGAGTCGGCCGACCAGGTGGCGTCGAGGAAGTCGAAGCTGAACGCCTGGTGCAGCTCGTCCGGGCCGATGTAGCGGGCCAGTCGCTGCGGGGTCTCGGCCCACGCCTCGGCGACCGCCATCCGGCCGCCCGGGTAGCTGTCCAGGATGGGCCGCCAGGCGCGGTAGATCTCGTGGACCTCGTCCTGGTCGAAGTACGGCAGCCGGCCCTTGCCGAGCAGCTCGACCTGGCGCTGGCCGGTGGTCATCGTGCTGAAGCCGACGTCCGGCAGCCCCTCGGCCTTGATCATGCCGTGGGCCACGTCGATCCGGAAGCCGTCCACGCCCCGGTCCAGCCAGAACCGCAGCACGTCCTCGAACTCGGCGCGGACCTCGGGGTGGCGCCAGTTCAGGTCCGGCTGAGCCGGGTCGAACAGGTGCAGGTACCACTCGCCGTCCGCGACCCGGGTCCAGGCCGGGCCGCCGAAGATGCTCTCCCAGTCGTTCGGCGGCAGTTCGCCGTGCGCACCCCGGCCCTCGGCGAAGAGGTAGCGGGCCCGCTCCGGGGAGCCGGGGCTGGCGGCGAGGGCGGCGGCGAACCAGCGGTGGACGTCGGAGGTGTGGTTGGGCACCAGGTCGACGATGATCCGCAGGTCGAGGGCGTGCGCGTCGGCGATCATCGCGTCGAAGTCGCTGAGGGTGCCGAACATCGGGTCGACGTCTCGGTAGTCGGCGACGTCGTACCCGCCGTCGACCATGGGAGAGGTGTAGAAGGGGGTCAGCCAGAGCGCGTCCACCCCGAGGTCGCGCAGGTACGGCAGGCGTTGCCGGATGCCCTGGAGGTCACCGATGCCGTCGCCGTCGCTGTCGGCGAAGCTGCGCACGTAGACCTGGTAGACGACCGCGGAGCGCCACCAGTCGTCGTCGGCGGTGTGGGGCGGGGTGGTGGTGCTGACGGTCATCGGTGGCGTTCCCCGTCTGTCTCGGGTCAGGTGCGGCGGCGGCACCCGGCGCGGCGCGGACGGTGGCAGCGCGGGTGTCTGAGCAATATGCCGCCCGAACACTGCAAGAGTCAAGCAGTTCTTGCGCAAGACCTGCCGGGAGTGCTGCTGCGCCAGTCGGCTGCCCAGCCTGGTGGGGTGCTGCTCAGGCGGGGACGGCCAGCGCCGACGAGCCGGGTCGGTGCCGGTTCGATCCGCCTCCGCCGGTCCGGGTGCCGGCCGGGGCGACCGCCGTAGAGCCGCGCACCACCAGCTCCGGGCGGAACAGGTACTCCGAGTGCGGGGCGCCGTGCCCGTTGATCTCGTCGACCAGGGCCCGGACCGCGGCCACCGCCATCGCGATGACCGGCTGCCGCATGGTGGTCAGTGGCGGGTCGGTGAAGGCCATCAGTGGCGAGTCGTCGTAGCCGACCACGGAGAGGTCGCCGGGGACGGTCAGGCCGCGCTGGCGGGCCGCCCGGATCGCGCCGAGCGCCATCAGGTCCGAGCCGCACACCACGCCGGTCACGCCGCGGTCCAGCAGCCGGCCGGCCGCGGCCTCGCCACCCTCCACACCGAACAGGGACAGCTCGGCCAGCGGGCCCAGGTCGGCCTCGGCGACGCCGGCCAACCGGGTCATCGCGGAGCGCCAGCCGGCCACCTTGCGCTGCACCGGGACGAAGCGGTCCGGGCCGGTGATCAGGCCGATCCGACGGTGCCCGAGCGCGACCAGGTGGGCCACGGCCAGCTCGGCCGCCTCCCGGTCGTCACAGGAGACGAAGGGGGCACCGATGCCGGGCACGTACCCGTTGATCATCACGACGGGCAACGGCCGGGCGATCAGCGCCCGGTAGCGGTCGTGGTTGGCGGCGGTGTCAGCGTGCAGACCGGAGACGAAGGCGATCCCGGAGACCTGACGGTCCAGCAGCATCTCGACGTACTCGTCCTCGGTGACGCCACCGGCGGTCTGGGTGCAGAGCACCGGGGTGAATCCGCTCTGCGCCAGGGTCGACTCGATGACCTGGGCGAAGGCGGGGAAGATCGGGTTGTCCAGCTCCGGCACCACCAGGCCGACCAGCCCGGCGCTGCGCTTGCGCAGCCGAGCCGGGCGCTCGTAGCCGAGCACGTCGAGAGCGGTGAGGACGGCCTGCCGGGTCTCCGGGGCCACGCCGGGGCGGTCGTTGAGCACCCGCGACACCGTGGCCTCGCTGACTTCGGCCTGCTGGGCGATGTCGGACAGTCGAGCGCGCATGGCGGCACTTTAGCCCACCGGCAAGTTCTTGCGGGGCGCTCTGCAAACGCTTCCATAATCTGCAACCTCTTGCTAACGTCCCCGCAACATGCGAGAGCAGCGGCGCAGCACCCAAGCGCCGGTAGGCAAAAACTTCCAGAGCTTCCCATCGGTGGGCCGCCCTTCCCCCGGCGGACCCGCCATGACGACAGGAGTACCGATGCGCATCCGTACCGCGGGTGTGGTCGCCCTCTTCGCCCTGGCGCTCGCCGCCTCGGGCTGTGGTGGCGACAGCGACGAGCCGGCCGCGAACCAGTCCCCCAAGGCGGCCGGCGGCAAACTGGTGATCTGGGCAGACGACAAGCGGACCGCCGCTCTCAAGCCGTTCGCCGAGAAGTTCGGCCAGGAGAACGGCGTCACCGTCGAGGTCCAGGCCGTCAGCAAGGACCTGCAGACCAACTTCGTCACCGCCTCGCAGCAGGGCAGCGGCCCCGACGTGGTGGTCGGCGCGCACGACTGGATCGGCAACCTGGTGCAGAACGGCGCCATCGACCCGGTGCAG
The nucleotide sequence above comes from Micromonospora sp. NBC_00389. Encoded proteins:
- the trpS gene encoding tryptophan--tRNA ligase, producing the protein MSDVPARPRVFSGIQPTADSFHLGNYLGAVRHWVALQETHDAFYCVVDLHAITAGHDPVLLRQRTRVAAAQLFAVGLDPERSTLFVQSQVPEHSQLAWVLGCITGFGEASRMTQFKDKSQKQGNERASVGLFTYPILQAADILLYQANAVPVGEDQRQHLELSRDLAQRFNSLFGPTFTVPAPHIVKDTAKITDLQDPTAKMSKSSSSPAGIIDLLEDPARSAKKIRSAVTDTGREIVFDAETKPGVSNLLTIHSALSGRGIDDLVAAYAGRGYGDLKKDLAEVVAEFVRPIQERTRTYLDDPAQLDKLLAAGAEKARAVAGPTLRSAYERVGFFPPVRGE
- a CDS encoding 2'-5' RNA ligase family protein translates to MGGSVAEGAARSVDRSGGVPPAGDTIQVGIAVDIPEPWGAQLTRRRVEAGDPLAVPAHVTLLGPTEIPTAALPAVERHLAAVAAAHLPFALHLRGTGTFRPVTQVVFVAVAAGISECELLAGAIRAAPELHRETRFPYHPHVTVAQDVAAEALDKAYEDLADFSAMFEVDAFTLFSHSGQARWQPRRDFRLGG
- a CDS encoding YihY/virulence factor BrkB family protein, producing the protein MNVIGAIEAGIDRWVSAARSRSGLFDHVWRAGALYAELLAGRLAAAIAYYGFFAVFALALVAYSIFGAILEDNDEVSAAAAGFLKENLPFLDAEQIANSSGTVGVVGLVILVFTGIGWVEAIRSSQRLMYRLNQQPGNLVIRRLVDLGVMIGVFVLLGVSVAAVDALESLLRFLLRSTGSVGLTTISAILSVLINAVLATALLVAVPRLRVSRSRLRPVVVLVAIGITLLNTVGRYYVVRTERNPAYTVVAGAVGLLLYLYLLNQLVLFGAALLATSPRGRVLDLAEGAPPVALDEDTDPGTPGGAG
- a CDS encoding GntR family transcriptional regulator, whose product is MTISVDSDSSVPPYEQVRGQLAELIGDGRLPVGSRLPTVRQLAADLRLAANTVARAYRELETAGLLETRGRNGTFVAPGRDDAVDRLHRAAAGYAAEATRLGVPPATALALVRAALDAARPG
- a CDS encoding glycoside hydrolase family 13 protein — translated: MTVSTTTPPHTADDDWWRSAVVYQVYVRSFADSDGDGIGDLQGIRQRLPYLRDLGVDALWLTPFYTSPMVDGGYDVADYRDVDPMFGTLSDFDAMIADAHALDLRIIVDLVPNHTSDVHRWFAAALAASPGSPERARYLFAEGRGAHGELPPNDWESIFGGPAWTRVADGEWYLHLFDPAQPDLNWRHPEVRAEFEDVLRFWLDRGVDGFRIDVAHGMIKAEGLPDVGFSTMTTGQRQVELLGKGRLPYFDQDEVHEIYRAWRPILDSYPGGRMAVAEAWAETPQRLARYIGPDELHQAFSFDFLDATWSADSFRKVIDTALSESTVVGAPTTWVLSNHDKQRHVTRYGDGAEGLRRARAASLLMLALPGCAYLYQGEELGLPEVLDLPDELRQDPAFLRTGESRDGCRVPIPWSGELAPYGFGPAGGELSWLPAPATWRALSVTAQTGVPGSTLELYRAALRIRHEHPALAIDAGGVTWLESGPGVLAFSRTSGATVLTCVVNLSGAPVLIDGYGQPLVASAALTEQGSGHLLPVDAAAWLERR
- a CDS encoding LacI family DNA-binding transcriptional regulator; this translates as MRARLSDIAQQAEVSEATVSRVLNDRPGVAPETRQAVLTALDVLGYERPARLRKRSAGLVGLVVPELDNPIFPAFAQVIESTLAQSGFTPVLCTQTAGGVTEDEYVEMLLDRQVSGIAFVSGLHADTAANHDRYRALIARPLPVVMINGYVPGIGAPFVSCDDREAAELAVAHLVALGHRRIGLITGPDRFVPVQRKVAGWRSAMTRLAGVAEADLGPLAELSLFGVEGGEAAAGRLLDRGVTGVVCGSDLMALGAIRAARQRGLTVPGDLSVVGYDDSPLMAFTDPPLTTMRQPVIAMAVAAVRALVDEINGHGAPHSEYLFRPELVVRGSTAVAPAGTRTGGGGSNRHRPGSSALAVPA